Proteins from a genomic interval of Gammaproteobacteria bacterium:
- the gltX gene encoding glutamate--tRNA ligase, translated as MTVRTRFAPSPTGYLHIGGARTALYCWLYAHKHQGTFILRIEDTDLERSTPESVTAILDAMSWLNLDYQEGPFYQTQRFDRYHAVIQQLLAEGKAYRCYCTKERLETLRETQLANKEKPRYDGHCRELTSASSNQPFVVRFRNPDDGTVTFDDQVRGLLSFNNRELDDLIISRTDGTPTYNFTVVVDDWDMAITHVIRGDDHINNTPRQINILKALGATVPLYAHVPMILGADGKRLSKRHGAVSVMQYRDEGYLPEALLNYLVRLGWSHGDQEIFSRPEMVELFDLHDINRAPGAFNPEKLLWLNQYYIKTLNPEYVAEHLAWHMEKLGIDVSQGPALSVLVTSQSERCKTLAEIAAKSRFFYQNFENYAPQAAAKNLTSETAPILAALSEQFKNLTTWDKISLHVAVQKVADNLTGSALGKVAQPLRVAVTGDTVSPPIDTTLELLGKTKVLERLDKAATFINKK; from the coding sequence ATGACTGTCCGCACCCGATTCGCCCCCAGCCCTACCGGTTATCTCCATATTGGCGGGGCACGCACCGCCCTATATTGCTGGCTATATGCTCATAAACATCAAGGTACTTTCATTTTACGCATAGAAGACACCGACCTAGAACGCTCTACCCCAGAATCCGTTACGGCCATCCTCGACGCCATGTCCTGGCTAAATCTCGACTACCAAGAAGGTCCATTCTATCAAACCCAACGTTTTGATCGCTATCACGCTGTGATACAACAACTCTTAGCTGAAGGCAAGGCTTACCGTTGCTATTGCACTAAAGAACGCCTGGAAACACTGCGCGAAACCCAGCTCGCCAATAAAGAAAAACCTCGCTACGATGGCCATTGCCGTGAATTGACGTCCGCGTCAAGCAATCAGCCTTTTGTCGTGCGTTTTCGCAATCCTGATGATGGCACTGTCACTTTTGACGATCAGGTACGCGGCTTGCTCAGTTTTAACAATCGTGAACTCGATGACCTAATCATTTCTCGAACTGACGGTACCCCAACTTACAATTTCACAGTAGTGGTCGATGACTGGGATATGGCCATTACTCATGTGATCCGCGGTGACGATCATATCAATAATACGCCCCGACAAATTAACATTCTCAAAGCACTAGGCGCCACTGTGCCATTATATGCGCATGTGCCTATGATTTTGGGCGCTGACGGTAAAAGACTATCTAAACGGCATGGCGCTGTCAGCGTGATGCAGTACCGCGATGAAGGCTATCTGCCAGAAGCACTGCTCAATTACTTAGTACGCCTGGGTTGGTCACACGGTGACCAGGAAATTTTTTCACGCCCAGAAATGGTCGAATTATTTGATCTGCATGATATCAATCGCGCCCCCGGCGCTTTCAATCCAGAAAAACTATTATGGTTAAATCAATATTATATAAAAACGTTGAATCCAGAATACGTAGCAGAACATTTAGCCTGGCATATGGAAAAACTCGGAATTGATGTGTCGCAAGGACCCGCATTAAGTGTCTTAGTCACATCACAGAGCGAGCGTTGCAAAACCCTGGCAGAAATAGCTGCTAAGAGCCGATTTTTTTATCAAAATTTTGAAAATTACGCACCTCAGGCAGCAGCAAAAAATCTCACTTCTGAAACTGCACCAATTCTGGCAGCATTGTCAGAACAATTTAAAAACCTCACTACTTGGGATAAAATTTCTCTACACGTTGCCGTGCAAAAAGTCGCTGATAACTTAACCGGATCAGCGTTGGGTAAAGTCGCACAACCATTACGCGTGGCAGTAACCGGCGACACAGTCTCACCACCGATTGATACCACATTAGAATTACTTGGAAAAACCAAAGTTTTGGAACGACTTGACAAAGCAGCTACATTCATTAATAAAAAATAA
- a CDS encoding diacylglycerol kinase encodes MLFRFIVKDIKRTWLAVQYSFAGFRSVWQAQWAFRWELLLCVIGMPMAFCFGKTAINKAVLIAVLILLLIVEILNSALETVVDRIGFEHHTLSGRAKDLGSAAVFLAAVNVVVVWLIVLI; translated from the coding sequence ATGCTATTTAGATTTATTGTTAAGGATATTAAACGCACGTGGCTGGCCGTTCAGTACTCATTTGCTGGGTTCCGGTCAGTTTGGCAAGCGCAGTGGGCATTTCGCTGGGAATTGTTGTTATGCGTTATTGGTATGCCAATGGCATTCTGTTTTGGTAAAACAGCAATAAATAAGGCGGTATTAATCGCGGTATTGATTCTGTTATTGATTGTAGAAATTCTGAATTCAGCGCTGGAAACGGTGGTAGATCGGATTGGCTTTGAGCATCACACATTATCAGGACGTGCTAAGGATTTGGGATCGGCAGCAGTATTTTTAGCGGCGGTGAATGTTGTAGTCGTCTGGTTGATTGTTCTAATATAA